A single Cyprinus carpio isolate SPL01 chromosome A20, ASM1834038v1, whole genome shotgun sequence DNA region contains:
- the LOC109062177 gene encoding sushi domain-containing protein 6-like isoform X2 has product MCNGMVACETRASLAHSVAATSLLLLLLGMLPTGQASGCPRPSVVPHGRGNLTETNRGSFPVGTQLQYSCDPGYTLDGYSIITCTVSGHWSYDPPRCNKNDVCQPPSEPENGGYNCHPPPCHRLTQGTVIEYFCDEGYILKGGYQFRTCDNGEWKSPMQISCHPVQGEEQQSQLPMPALPIVASTASSVTFILLLVVLFVLLQPKLKSFHHSRREQVVSGQPTSIMVEGVQVSLPSYEEAVYGAGGSSVPPPESRVQIVLSEGPQAEGLNEPLEQAQASYSFPSTSTAVSSCHAETVLVHQVPSSSSPSSSSSPSWAAEQPGAAAPLHRRQSSESSDQHSLLSVNSAEDYGDDIPLLKEA; this is encoded by the exons ATGTGCAATGGAATGGTAGCGTGTGAGACAAGAGCCTCGCTCGCTCACAGTGTAGCCGCCACATCCCTGCTGCTCCTCCTCCTTGGCATGCTCCCCACAGGCCAAGCTTCAG GTTGTCCCAGACCCTCAGTTGTGCCTCATGGCCGTGGGAACCTGACGGAAACAAACCGTGGCTCCTTCCCCGTTGGCACACAGCTTCAGTACAGCTGTGATCCAGGATACACGCTGGATGGCTACAGCATCATCACATGTACGGTCTCAGGCCACTGGTCCTATGACCCACCTCGCTGCAACAAAAATGATG TTTGCCAACCACCGAGTGAGCCAGAGAACGGAGGATATAACTGCCACCCCCCGCCGTGCCACAGACTGACCCAGGGTACCGTGATTGAGTACTTCTGTGATGAGGGTTACATTCTGAAAGGAGGGTACCAGTTCCGAACCTGTGACAACGGAGAGTGGAAGTCGCCCATGCAGATCAGTTGTCACCCTGTGCAAG GGGAGGAGCAGCAATCCCAGCTGCCCATGCCAGCTCTGCCTATCGTGGCCTCCACTGCCAGCTCGGTGACCTTTATCCTGCTGTTGGTGGTGCTGTTTGTTTTGCTTCAGCCCAAACTCAAGTCCTTCCACCACAGCCG CCGGGAGCAGGTTGTGTCAGGACAGCCTACCTCCATCATGGTGGAGGGCGTTCAGGTCTCACTGCCCTCCTACGAAGAGGCAGTTTATGGCGCAGGCGGCAGTTCTGTGCCCCCTCCTGAGTCCCGGGTTCAGATCGTGCTGTCGGAGGGCCCTCAGGCCGAGGGTTTGAATGAACCTCTCGAACAGGCTCAAGCAAGTTACAGTTTTCCCTCCACCTCGACTGCTGTGTCTTCGTGTCACGCAGAGACTGTATTGGTTCACCAGGtgccctcttcctcctctccgtCCTCCTCATCCTCTCCCTCCTGGGCTGCTGAGCAGCCTGGCGCCGCTGCACCTCTCCACCGCAGGCAGAGCAGCGAGAGCAGCGATCAGCACAGCTTGCTTTCAGTCAACTCTGCCGAAGATTATGGTGATG ATATTCCATTGCTAAAGGAAGCCTGA
- the LOC109062177 gene encoding sushi domain-containing protein 6-like isoform X1: MCNGMVACETRASLAHSVAATSLLLLLLGMLPTGQASGCPRPSVVPHGRGNLTETNRGSFPVGTQLQYSCDPGYTLDGYSIITCTVSGHWSYDPPRCNKNDVCQPPSEPENGGYNCHPPPCHRLTQGTVIEYFCDEGYILKGGYQFRTCDNGEWKSPMQISCHPVQGEEQQSQLPMPALPIVASTASSVTFILLLVVLFVLLQPKLKSFHHSRSREQVVSGQPTSIMVEGVQVSLPSYEEAVYGAGGSSVPPPESRVQIVLSEGPQAEGLNEPLEQAQASYSFPSTSTAVSSCHAETVLVHQVPSSSSPSSSSSPSWAAEQPGAAAPLHRRQSSESSDQHSLLSVNSAEDYGDDIPLLKEA; the protein is encoded by the exons ATGTGCAATGGAATGGTAGCGTGTGAGACAAGAGCCTCGCTCGCTCACAGTGTAGCCGCCACATCCCTGCTGCTCCTCCTCCTTGGCATGCTCCCCACAGGCCAAGCTTCAG GTTGTCCCAGACCCTCAGTTGTGCCTCATGGCCGTGGGAACCTGACGGAAACAAACCGTGGCTCCTTCCCCGTTGGCACACAGCTTCAGTACAGCTGTGATCCAGGATACACGCTGGATGGCTACAGCATCATCACATGTACGGTCTCAGGCCACTGGTCCTATGACCCACCTCGCTGCAACAAAAATGATG TTTGCCAACCACCGAGTGAGCCAGAGAACGGAGGATATAACTGCCACCCCCCGCCGTGCCACAGACTGACCCAGGGTACCGTGATTGAGTACTTCTGTGATGAGGGTTACATTCTGAAAGGAGGGTACCAGTTCCGAACCTGTGACAACGGAGAGTGGAAGTCGCCCATGCAGATCAGTTGTCACCCTGTGCAAG GGGAGGAGCAGCAATCCCAGCTGCCCATGCCAGCTCTGCCTATCGTGGCCTCCACTGCCAGCTCGGTGACCTTTATCCTGCTGTTGGTGGTGCTGTTTGTTTTGCTTCAGCCCAAACTCAAGTCCTTCCACCACAGCCG CAGCCGGGAGCAGGTTGTGTCAGGACAGCCTACCTCCATCATGGTGGAGGGCGTTCAGGTCTCACTGCCCTCCTACGAAGAGGCAGTTTATGGCGCAGGCGGCAGTTCTGTGCCCCCTCCTGAGTCCCGGGTTCAGATCGTGCTGTCGGAGGGCCCTCAGGCCGAGGGTTTGAATGAACCTCTCGAACAGGCTCAAGCAAGTTACAGTTTTCCCTCCACCTCGACTGCTGTGTCTTCGTGTCACGCAGAGACTGTATTGGTTCACCAGGtgccctcttcctcctctccgtCCTCCTCATCCTCTCCCTCCTGGGCTGCTGAGCAGCCTGGCGCCGCTGCACCTCTCCACCGCAGGCAGAGCAGCGAGAGCAGCGATCAGCACAGCTTGCTTTCAGTCAACTCTGCCGAAGATTATGGTGATG ATATTCCATTGCTAAAGGAAGCCTGA
- the LOC109062223 gene encoding sodium/bile acid cotransporter-like — MVVNANSTIESNFSSFDRNINTTTLNNSAFTDNVDMIIRLVLIAILFIAMLSLGCTLEISKIKNYLIKPKGVVIAVGAQYGIMPLTAFCFAKLFQLGPMESLSVLICGCCPGGNLSNIFALALQGDMNLSIVMTACSTALGLGMMPLLLYLYSQGFSNLAQSVPFTYIIFSLTMILVPCGIGILINYRAPQYSKIITKVGLTLLLISCVVIGVLAGMSDGGKIFTVLSRQLIAIAALMPLTGFICGYILATLFRMNAHCRRTVSMEVGCQNIQLCTTILKVAFSAEEIGQLYFFPVIYIVFQIVEALIFIVLFRCYQRLRPSQQEMEEYKAVERAAEETNGPSNSVI, encoded by the exons ACCTTAAATAACTCTGCATTCACTGACAATGTGGACATGATTATCCGCTTGGTGTTAATTGCTATTCTTTTTATCGCCATGTTGTCTCTTGGATGCACACTGGAAATCTCAAAAATCAAGAATTATCTCATCAAACCCAAAGGGGTGGTGATTGCAGTTGGGGCTCAATATGGTATAATGCCCCTCACAGCTTTCTGCTTTGCAAAGCTGTTTCAGTTGGGTCCTATGGAGAGCTTATCTGTGTTAATTTGTGGGTGCTGTCCGGGAGGAAACCTCTCCAACATCTTTGCTCTGGCTCTCCAGGGAGACATGAACCTCAG tattGTGATGACTGCTTGTTCCACGGCACTGGGATTGGGTATGATGCCACTCCTGCTCTACCTGTACAGCCAGGGTTTCTCAAACCTGGCACAATCTGTTCCTTTCACTTACATCATTTTTTCCCTGACTATGATCCTGGTGCCCTGCGGTATTGGGATCTTGATCAACTACCGAGCGCCCCAGTATTCTAAGATCATCACCAAG GTTGGGTTAACGCTCCTGCTGATCTCATGTGTTGTCATTGGGGTTCTTGCTGGTATGTCTGATGGAGGAAAGATTTTCACAGTGCTGTCACGTCAACTTATAGCCATAGCTGCATTGATGCCATTGACTGGATTCATATGTGGATATATCCTGGCCACTCTGTTCAGGATGAATGCACA TTGCAGACGGACTGTTTCTATGGAGGTGGGTTGTCAGAACATCCAGCTGTGTACCACAATCCTGAAGGTGGCCTTTTCTGCTGAGGAAATTGGTCAGCTGTATTTCTTCCCCGTCATCTACATTGTGTTCCAGATAGTCGAGGCCCTTATCTTCATAGTCCTGTTCAGATGCTATCAGAGACTGAGACCATCCCAGCAAG aAATGGAAGAGTACAAAGCAGTGGAAAGAGCAGCTGAAGAAACTAATGGACCCTCTAACAGTGTCATCTGA
- the LOC109062224 gene encoding serine/arginine-rich splicing factor 5-like, with protein MSGCRIFIGRLNPSAREKDVERFFKGYGRIRDIDLKRGFGFVEFDDPRDAEDAVYELDGKELCNERVTIEHARVRLRGGRGRGGGGGGGDGGRFPARYSRGSQDSRRNPPPMRTENRLIVENLSSRVSWQDLKDFMRQAGEVTFADAHRPKLNEGVVEFASHSDLKNALEKLSGKEINGRKIKLVEATRKKSRTRSRSNSSSRSRSRGRSTSRSRSRSHSRSPKSHNRSRSRSRSTSASPVRPKEAPHAESASPPTPAQRPPPSRSPSADSRH; from the exons ATGAGCGGTTGTCGTATTTTCATCGGTCGATTAAACCCCTCTGCTCGGGAAAAGGACGTCGAGCGGTTCTTCAAGGGTTACGGAAGAATCAGGGACATTGACCTGAAAAGAGGCTTCGGATTTGTA GAATTTGATGATCCGAGAGATGCAGAAGATGCTGTTTATGAGCTTGATGGGAAAGAGCTCTGCAATGAGAG GGTGACCATCGAGCACGCCCGTGTCCGTCTGCGTGGAGGCCGAGGCcgcggtggtggtggtgggggtggtGATGGAGGTCGTTTTCCTGCTCGGTATAGCCGTGGCTCCCAGGACAGCCGGAG GAATCCTCCACCAATGCGCACAGAGAATCGCCTCATTGTGGAGAATTTGTCATCGAGAGTCAGCTGGCAG GATTTGAAGGATTTCATGAGACAAGCTGGAGAGGTTACTTTTGCAGATGCCCATCGGCCAAAGCTTAATGAGGG TGTGGTTGAGTTTGCTTCTCATAGTGATCTAAAAAATGCCCTTGAGAAGCTGTCTGGGAAGGAGATCAATGGAAGGAAAATCAAACTTGTTGAGGCAACCAGGAAAAA ATCCAGAACTCGGTCTCGTTCAAATAGCTCATCCCGTTCTCGTTCCAGAGGGCGCTCCACATCACGTTCTCGTAGCCGCTCCCATTCCCGAAGCCCCAAATCACATAACCGCTCCAGAAGTCGGTCCCGTTCGACCAGTGCTTCTCCTGTGCGGCCCAAAGAAGCACCACATGCTGAATCCGCATCACCACCGACTCCAGCGCAGCGTCCCCCACCGTCCCGTTCCCCGTCTGCTGACAGTCGTCATTAG